In Jaculus jaculus isolate mJacJac1 chromosome 2, mJacJac1.mat.Y.cur, whole genome shotgun sequence, the genomic window GACTTTGGGACCAAGGCCTGGTCACCTTTGTTGATTGCAGTTTCCATGGGCTAGGCTGACCCAGGGCACACAGAGACTCAACACACCGGAGTGCGGGAAGGGCACCAGCCTTCCCTGGCCTCGATCATCCTACCACGTCTTCCCAATGTGTGCAGTCATCTTGGGATGGGTCACGGTCCATTTACTGGGGATGAGAAGGAGTACAGGTCAGATGCAGGACTCAGAGCTGAACTGGGTAAGCACTTCCCTCTGCCGACACCTGGCAAGTGGGGGCCAGCCAAACCTTGCTGCTCAGTGTAGAAACTTCAGGCAGGTGTCCTCCAAGACCTTTGGCCCCTCAAAGGTGTGTGTGTAGAGCCCAAAGTTACTACCAAAGGTAGGCTTGTTGTCAGAGTTCTAATGGCCACTGGCTGGGGTTGAGGTTTCATGACTCAGAGGAGCTTGGGCTCAGGGCAGCAGTGTGAATAGCAGCTGGACTCTGCCCATCTTACCCTGGCTCTGCCTCGCTGAGTGTGTGGCAGGGACCTTGGTGGCTACACCCAGGAGGGGACGACTAGACCTGCCCAGGTCACAGGCTTGGCCTGTCAGGGTTCCTTCGCCTGCTGCTCCAACCCTCGCCCTGGCTCGAGTGAGTCATCACATGGAAGTCTCCAGGACAGGGCATGAGCTCCTTGTCCTTCCCGCCTCTGGCGCTGGCCTGTGGGAGCTGGTAGGCTCCAGTCCTGGGCACCGTGTCCCCCTCTACTAGGAGGCAGCTGATGCTGGCCCTGGGTGGCCAAGTCTGCTCAGTGGAGTGGTCATCCTCCTCAGGCCAGGCATGGAAAAGCTCATCCCtggatttattttcttctatctGGCTTTTGTTGCCAACAGGCTACTCAGCTCTGCATTTAGTATTTATCTTATTCATCTGAGTCCACTGCCCTGCAGGCTCCATGGGCTGGGGTGGCTCTAGGGTGTCCAGGGGAGCCCAAGTGATGGTTGCATGTGGCATGCCCGGAGCCCGGGCACGGCATCTAAAACCCAGCAGGCGCCCTGTAGCTGTGCTTAGCAGATAGGGGCCAAGCAGGGCCCAGTGCCTTGTGTCACCCCAGCAGGTGACAAGACTGAACCACGGGTCCTGGGACTGTGACCACAAGCACCGTCTTGAACACCCACTGCCCTGCAACTGCTGTTGACCACATGGCCTGCCACAGCTGGGTGTGAGGTTCTGCTGGGGGACCCCCAGATCTTCAGTGTCCTCTTGAAAATGCCAGACCCCCTTAGGCCCTGGACTTGGCCCTGGATAAGGCAGGCCCGTGTGCACAGGAGTGGGTAAGCTTGTGGTGCAGCTACAGCGAATATAAACTTGCCATGGGAAGGGTGCATAGCAAATTGAGCTGGGTTGGAAGCAAGTGGGGGCTGTGAACACTCAGGGTGACTAAGATGGTAGACCGGGGAAACTGTGCCACCCTGACATGCTCCCCTCACTCCAGGGTCAAGTGGCACTAGCTAAGAGCAGATCCCTGGGGCCCCTGGCGAGGCTCATTCTCAGCATGACCCCGGCCCCACCAGCTTCTGGGTCTCCACCGTCACTCCTGAGCTCTAGGACCTGGGTTCTGATCCTGATCAGTACACAACGTGGACACCTGGTCCCTTCTCTTAGAGtctctgtgcccccccccccatcatatCATGAACATGTCACCTCATGAAGGTCCCGACCTGGGGTCTAGGCTGTCCTCCAGTCCCAGGATACAAGTCAAGCTGCCTTCAGTGGTATTTCCcaggaatgagaaagaaaggaagggaggcttGTCCTTCTGGCACTTTCAAGCCCCCAAAGGTGTGGACATGGACACAAGGGGTGTGAGGATCGAGCAATATGATGGACATGCAAGAATGGCTGCGCCTAGGATAGGTTTGGGATGGCTGATGGCTTGCCCCTGGGGACCCTTTTGTGACCTGTATTTACTGTGGGCTGACAGCTCGTAGCTCTTAGAACAGTTCACTGATGAACAGGGTCACTGAGGCCAAAGGGAGCCTCTCCTTCCCAAGGGCAGTTGTTCCCTGTGAGGACTCCGGGCCTAACTCACgcacggagggctggagagaagccagCCCCCAGGGCCCAGAGAGGCTTGCCAATGCACATGAGTCTGCACAGCAAGGGCCAGGAGTTCTGGGAGATGCTGTCCCACCTCCTGCCAGGTGCCACACACACTTGCCAAGGCCAGAGCTGCAGGCCAAGAGGTCAAGGGCATGCCTACTGCCCTTGACAGACAGGCGGGGCCAGACATAGCCTGGGCTGCTTAAGAACAGAGGCTCTCTGAGACGTACCCTGCAGGCATTTATTAAGGGCAGCGCACCGATGCTGTGGCCTTGAGGACCCTTGAGCATGGGGCAGGTTCCCCCTCCCGCCTCAAATCCCAGGCTTCCCCAGGCCTCCCAGCCTTGCTTCTACTCTGTTCACCTCATCTCACACTTTGCCAGGCCCTCCCCAAGTGCCGCCACACATGTTGGCTCAGCTCCTGAAGGGGAAGTGGTGAGGGCACCCGGCAGCAGAGATGCCCGAGCGAGTTGGCGGGGCAGAAATGCCAGCTGTGGGAAcagcagcctgagaatacagcaGAGAGGAGCCCCGGAGGAAGCCATGGGAGGGTAGGGACAGGGCCAGACCCATGTCTGCACACACCTGCAGAgaccgggggtgggggtggggcgttcAACTGGGCCAATGGATCAGAGGAGTGGCCTGGGGAACCTGGACACCCTTGCCTTCTGTAGGCTACAGCAGCACCCTCCTGGAGTCTACAGCTGGCTGGAGCCCCACAGCAGCAGGCTGCCAAGTGTGGCCAGCAGCCCCAAGACCGTGGCCGGCTGCAAGCTGTGGGCCCCACTCGCGTTGCACAGGTCAGTGGAGCAGCACGTGATGTTCTTCTTGCCTACGTAGTAGTTCTCCGCGTCGTCCATGCAGTTCGAGCTGCAGCCCTTACTGATGACTGTCACGAGTCCGATGGCACCTGGGGAGATGCCGCAGTGGCTGGGCGAAAGGGCAGGTCCTGGGCCTCACccgcatgcccccccccccgcgcccgccCCGGAGCTGCCCCACCCGCCTGAGCACCAGAAATGTGTGGTGATTGCATGAGCgtgacggggtgggggggggggaagaggtgaTGGGTTTCTGGGAGGCTGAGCAGGTATGCCAGGCAAATGGGCAGAAAGGCCGGCAGCGAGGGCAGGCGGGCGCGGCAGCACTCACGGACACGCGCCGTCCAGCACTGGGTCTGGGCCTGGGTGCAGTTCTGCACGTTCAGGCAATCGTCGTTGTTCACCTGGGCTGTGCATGAATAACACTGCAGAGCGGCACCTGGGGCGAGGCAGGGGGGTGCGGTGAACCTCAAAGGCTGCCAGGGTGACCCACCAGTTGCTCTCCCATCCCTTGTCCCCACACAGAGCTGAGAGAAGATGGCCAGCCTCTTGAAGAGAGCTCAGAGAGCTGACAGGCTGCACGGGAGGGTTCCCAAGCAGTCCTGCACCCTCCTACCAAAGGCTTCCCTGCGTTCTTCCCCTCTAGGCACCCAGAGCCCACCACCCATGCCACAGCCTGCTCTTGAGGGATTTTAAGCTTTGTTAAGACCGCATGCTGCACAGGGAAGAGGTGACAGGCCCCAGGGAGTGTACCTAGGAGAGGCCTAGGTGGGCtctgaggaggaaggagatgTAGAGAGACCCTTCCCCACCTTCCTCATGCCACCAGTCACTGGGGTACACCTGTCCTTGTTCCCTAAGGACCAGCAGGCTTCGTGGGCCATCTTGGCCTTTGTGATGCTATGTGGACCCAGCTGGACCCCTAAGCATAGATCCATCCCGTCCCAGGCTTAGAGGGCCCCACTGCCAGTATGTCTCCTTtcttcaaaaagagaaaaaaagacaaagctgtggctggagagatagcttagtagttaaagcacttgtctgaaaagccaaaggaaccaggttccattccccaagacccatgtaaaccagatgcacaagatggcacatgagtctggagtttatttgcagtggctagaggccctggtgcactcattctgcgcccccccccccacatctgcttctttctcaagtaaacaaataatgttttaaaaactggcaaagctgggctggagagatggcttagcggttaagcgcttgcctgtgaagcctaaggaccccggttcgaggctcggttccccaggtcccacgttagccagatgcacaaggggacgcacgcgtctagagtttgtttgcagaggctggaagccctggcgcgcccattctctctctctccctctatctgtctttctctctgtgtctgtcactctcaaataaataaataaataaataaaatttaaaaactggcaAAGCTGGATTCAAGTAACTCCTGCAGAAACCTGTCTTTAGGGTCCCCAAACAGTCCCCTGCTTAGGTCTCCAGTGGCTTTGGGGACAGGTTTCATGATGCCTCACTGAACGGGGAAGTGTGAGAATGCAGTGACTGCCCCAGGGTCACTTGGTGGGGGCCTTGGCACAGCCAAGCAACTCGCATGCCCTGCCCAGCAGCGCCCAGCCTGGAGGAAGCAAAAACCAGGACGGGGTCAGGCGTGCAGGTctactcctccttccttcctttggggTGCTTCTCTGCTTGGAATGCTTTGCCCTCAGGGCTCCTTGGCTATTGGCCAGCAGTCAGTTCATCTGTCCATCATAGGCCTCTCTGGGAGCCTCTCATGAGGAGGAGCAGAGGTCCCCATTCCTTCCTGGCCTCCTCCTTCCCCGGCCCCCTCCTGGTCCACTGGCCCTTCTGGGTGCCCCTCCGGCCTCCCTCTCTcgcccctccccagccctgctttcgAGATGGCTGAGGCTCACCTGGCTGCAGGGCCAGGCCGATGGCCAGCAGGGCAAGGAGCGCAGCCTTCATGATCCCAGTGGGCAGCAGGAAGTGAGCGTCTGGAGGCTTTATATGTCTTCTGTTGGCAGGGGAGGCTGTGCTGCCCACAGTCAACAGTGACGGCTCCCCACAACCAGTGAGGGCCCAGGGCTGGGCTGATTTTAATCTCCCAAAcacccctccctctgcctttgtCCTTTTCTCTGCTTCTGGAGGGCAGAGCCAACCCAGGGAGGGGCTGTTGTCCCTGCTGGAGGCCTTTTCTCAGCCACCCACTGGGCAAGGGCTGAGAAGTCCTTGGGCATCCTCTGATTGTGCTCTGTTTTAAGTGAGGCCACCCCAGGGGCACCATTTTTTGAAGCCATCCACTCCCCAGTCTCTTGGCCAAGGACAAGGATGTACCCTTGGGGCCCCTGTACTCTGCTTGGAAGCTGTGATGCTCTCCTGGGAGTCACACGCCATGAGGGGACACAATTACAGAACCCCAGACAGAGCAGCCGTGACTGCTGCAAGTTTCAATGGCTGGTTTTTAGAGGGTGTCATGGACTGGGGACTGCTCGGAGGCCGCCTTCCCTGGGAAGGGGACCTGGAGGCTAATGGGAGTTTACCAGCCACAGGCTCACATTCCAGGGCCCTGGGAGTGTGCCAGGCCTGGGCTAAGGGCTTTACCATGGGGCTCCAATTAACAGCCCCACCATCACCCAAACGAACTTTAGCTCCAAGAGAGTCAGGAGAGACAGCTTCCAGCAACTTTCCCAAGGGAAAGCCAGAGCAGCAGTGGTTGTACTCTGCACGCTGCCCCCCATTCCATTCCGTGAGGCTCATCCAGCTTCCCTAGGCAAAGCAGGAAGCGGCAGAGGAGAGGCCATTTCTTCCTCTGGCACCCTACCTGCTGGGCTGCAGTCTCAGTGACTGCCTCCCTAAGAAAGCCCCCATTCCCCGTGGGTCAGCCTTTCCCAGCCAGCTCTGGTTCCCATTCCTTTCATTCTCTCTACGCCCAGTGTTTCTCACtactgttggccaggggtgattcATGCTTCCTTTTGTCCAGCTTAGCTTGAGGCTCACCTAAGTTCACAGTTCCTCTGCCAGGCACTCCCAGTGGTGCTCCTGGGCACAATGTTGTTCTAGCTAGATGCCAGTGCACAGAAGTGCTGACAGTGGCCACTGCCCACATGCCCATGCCATTATTTCCTAATGTCCGCTTGTCCTTGCTGATGGGCTCCTGACTACTTGTTCTCCCTTGTCATTTTTGGGCTACGAAGGTGTTGAGGGAACCAGCTCACCCCCAACATGGCTGGACAGTATCTAGGAAGACTAAGAGGCACATGTGCCCTGGGGTCCCGGGTACAACAGCTCCTAGGAGGCACCAGAGTTCTGGGTCAAGACACGAGGCCTAGATCCCATTCCTGGCCTTCTGTGGGACCCACACAGAGACCTGTGGGCAGGAAGCCCCAGGGCCTCCGTGAGCCTGCCTGCCCAGCTCCCTAAGATTCCTAGGCTGGTGTCTTCCTGGAAATTCTCTCTCCTTTGCTAGTGAGGACCCTGGGGCTCTGAGATGGGCAGATCCTGCTCAAGGTAACACAGGGCAAAGGTGGCCTCCCCTGGAAGCGTTCCTTTCCTATCCTCTGTCCGCCCAGAAGTTCTTCTGTAAATGCCCTCGCCCTTCACAGGCCTGTCAACCCAGTGGACTCCACTGAGATGGTACAGGTGTTCAAGGCTTGGCTGTTTCTTCCGTGTCTGCCCCACCCACTGAGATGGCTGGCCCTAGACAGGCCTTTCTTATCTGCTTTGGCAATGGAGGCACCGGTACCCAGCACAGGCCGGAACATTCATTCCCCAAATATTTACAGGTGTGTAAATGTTTGTCATTCAGGTTTGATACGAAGTGGGTACTTGTAAGGCAGTGATTTTTCAAATGGAGCCAGTCTGCACTCCCACCTCTCCATTTGACAATGCCTAGAAATGGTTTGGTTCTCTCAACACCCCTGAGGGACTTGCTGTCTCAGGATCTACTCAACACTGCAATGCAcagaacgcccccccccccacacacaaacaccaacAGAGTCACCAGCCCCAAATGTCAATGGCAACTAGTGTGGGAGCTCTGGTCAAAGGGTGGCCTCGACTCAAGGACTGCAGAGTGCCTGTGACTTCCCTGAAACCCCACCTGTGACCATGGGCTGAGCTGTGGCCTCAGCCCAACATTAAGCCTTAGCTTGAGTTAGTCTTAACTCTGACCCtgatcccaaataagccaggaTCGTGGTCACATCCCGAGCCTGTCTGGCTCTGATTACAGGCTGAGCCCTGATCCTGCTTGCACTCTGAACCGTCGACCCTTGTCACACACTGATCCCTGATCCTGGTCGCACTCTGAGCTCTGACCTTAGTCACAGTCCGATTCCTGCCCATCGCCATTCAAGCACCAAATGCAATCCCGGAACCTGAACTGAACGTAG contains:
- the Psca gene encoding prostate stem cell antigen; this translates as MKAALLALLAIGLALQPGAALQCYSCTAQVNNDDCLNVQNCTQAQTQCWTARVRAIGLVTVISKGCSSNCMDDAENYYVGKKNITCCSTDLCNASGAHSLQPATVLGLLATLGSLLLWGSSQL